AATCCAGAAAATCGATGACGTAGCCATGAACCAGTCTGTCCGTCAAATTACCAATCGCTCCGCCGATAATCAGCGCATAAGCAATGTTGTTCAGTTTCTGGGCAGCACTGGAGCGGTACATCATCGCCAGTAACGCCACAATGATTGCCAGCGCAATGGCGGCAAACAGCCAACGCTGCCAGCCGCCTTTATCTGCGAGGAAACTAAACGCCGCGCCATAATTATGGGCATAGGTAAAATTGAAGAAAGGCATTAATGACGCGGATTGACCCAGTTGAAAGTGGGTCATCACCCACTGCTTAGTGCCCAAATCCACCACCAATACCAGTGCAGCCAGCCATAGCCAGCGCAAACCCGTTGTTGCTCCAGTCGAGTTACTCATCAGACAAATTTACGCTCTTCGCCATCACCGCCAATATTGGTCGCACAGCGACCACACACATCAGAATGCGCAGCACTGCTGCCGATATCCGTCTCATAGTGCCAACAGCGCGGGCATTTCTCGCCTTGCGCCTTACTGAGGACAATTTTCAGCCCCGGTAATTCACTTTGCTGCGCGTCTGCCGGTGCATTGTTGTCATGATCCAACCGCGCTTTGGAGGTTAATAAGGCAAAATGCAACTCACCTTGCAGGCTGTTGAGCTGTGCAAACAGTGTGTCATCGGCATACAGCGTCACCGCCGCTTCCAGTGAGCCACCGACACGCTTGTCGTTACGCGCCTGCTCGATAACCTTGTTCACTTCACCACGCACGTTTAGCATGTCGGCCCAGAAGGCATCGTTCATCGGCTCGTCATCAGCCAGACCGAACAGCCCGTCATACCACTCTTCGGTAAAGACGAACTGTGCACGTTTACCCGGCAGATATCCCCAGATTTCATCAGCGGTAAACGACATAATCGGGGCCATCCAACGCACCAGCGCCTCGGCAATATGATACAACGCAGTCTGGCAGCTACGACGCGCCACGCTGTCGCTCTTCGCGGTGTACTGACGATCTTTGATGATATCAAGATAGAACGAGCCCATCTCAATGGAGCAGAACTGCATCAGGCGTTGCACCACGCGGTGAAAATCGTAGCTCTCATAGGCTTCGACTATCTCCTCCTGCGCGGCTTTGGCACGACCCACCGCCCAGCGATCCAGCACCACCATCTCTTGTGGTTTCACGCTGTGCTGCACCGGGTCAAACCCATTCAGGTTAGCCAGCAGGAAACGGGCGGTATTGCGGATACGGCGGTACGCATCAGCAGAACGTTTGAGGATTTCATCAGAGACAGCAATTTCGCCGGAATAGTCGGTAGAGCCTATCCACAGACGCAGAATATCGGCACCCAGTTTATCCATCACATCCTGTGGGCTGACGGTGTTGCCGATGGATTTCG
This sequence is a window from Dickeya aquatica. Protein-coding genes within it:
- the lspA gene encoding signal peptidase II, which gives rise to MSNSTGATTGLRWLWLAALVLVVDLGTKQWVMTHFQLGQSASLMPFFNFTYAHNYGAAFSFLADKGGWQRWLFAAIALAIIVALLAMMYRSSAAQKLNNIAYALIIGGAIGNLTDRLVHGYVIDFLDFFIGDWHYPTFNLADTAIVIGALLIVLEGFLTSPQKKQQEGK